GAAACTGTTTTACCGTCTAGGTGTCATCGTCATGTGGTCGAGGACATTTTCAGCGAAGGTTCGAAGCTTTAAATTTGTACGGAAAGCAATCGTCTTTGCAGTTGAATTGTCGAAAATTAAGACATTATTTGTAACATGACATGAAAATTGAATCACACAAGATAATATATTTGATCTTATTAATAGAGAAACCAGAACACAGTACAGGTAGCTGCGCTTCAACTTCAAAGAACCTCTTCAACCAAGGCGTTGCAACCCTGTGGTTCGACTTCTTCGAATCCAACGCGAAACACAACTTAAAAATACAACACTCGATCGTTATATATACTTTACAAACAATATAGCAATAGAAAAGAACCGAAAACAGAAATTTTCATGAGATAACAATGGAGTCGCAGGAATATTTAAATGGGCAAAGCGCGAGAGACCCTGGGGTAGACCACGTTTGAAGGGTGTCCCATTATCCGACGACCTTTCGAGTGGCGGAAGGGATAAATGAGAGCCCCCACCGGCCACTCCACCAGCGCCGCCAATGCGAAGGCCAACAAGCCCAGCGTCGGCCCCACCACCCTGCACCTGCAAGGATTCCTCGTAGTCCCGCACTCTACGCAAAACACCATGATCGTATACTGGATTCTTAACCTGGATAATTGATTTCGAATAAGCAGTGAATGtgaattcagatggaaacaaaGGAAATCTTGATATGAAGCTGTAATGTTCGAATTGTGGGTTTTAAAGAGAACTTCGAAAGAGATGGCCGATTAAAAAATGGTGGGTCTTCCTTGGTGGAGACGGCTGATTTAGCCACGTTACGGTACACGTGACGAGTTGTCATTGGAGCTTAGGTGGCGTACACATGTTTGTTCTCTTGTGGTTACAAATTTCTTGTGCTACGTTTAATTTATTTGGACATATAATATCGACTATATATGTTTAAAGTATGTGACACCTTTGTgcgtaaataatttaaaaaactcGAGATTTCAACACGTATCAAGTTGtacttttttttaatctttccaAAGTTCTTTCCATATATAGAAAATGGTTAAGTTGTTTAGAATTAGAAGTTATGAAATCTCATATTCAAAATCTAGAACCGAAGAGTCATCTAACATTGTGATTAAAGGAAATTatgtcttttattttttatttatcatcACTTAATTCACAATTTATTCAACTACTCTATTTTTCGATTTTAGTTTTTATTCATCAGAGACGGAATATTGATTTGTCATGGTAACGTAAGTCATGTATGTCTTTATATCAGGACTTTCCTATAAAACATCAATATTTTTTGTTGTCGCACCAGCAATCCGATCAAATATGACATGcctaaatttttatttactttTGTTCAAAATTGAAGTTCCATTCTctaatacataaaaaaaaattgtaattttaaaatttgttttctaCAGATTTATATTACTATATATGGAATAATACCCCTATACTACCATGACAGATAATCTTAATAATATCCCCAATATGGAATAAGAACAAATAACTTGAACGGTTAGTTCGATTATGGGTGTGTGGGCAGTGTCCACACCCCATATGCGTGGTTGAGATTCTACCTCatggggaaaaaaaaaattaaaaaaaaataaaattgggccagaaaaaattctAACCCTTGGATGTACCCCTGCAGGCACGGCAAGGGGTTGGATAATAATCCAACTTGAACAACTTCAAATTGAAGTCAAAGGGATGCTTTGGTGGGGCCCTTGAAGGAGCTGGAAACTTCTGTCACTTTATAATTAATAAAGATATGATTTGTTTTTCTTTATTTCCCTTTTATGGAAATATACAACATTAA
This is a stretch of genomic DNA from Primulina eburnea isolate SZY01 chromosome 11, ASM2296580v1, whole genome shotgun sequence. It encodes these proteins:
- the LOC140806081 gene encoding uncharacterized protein — its product is MVFCVECGTTRNPCRCRVVGPTLGLLAFALAALVEWPVGALIYPFRHSKGRRIMGHPSNVVYPRVSRALPI